In the Carboxydothermus hydrogenoformans Z-2901 genome, GATCCCGGCTTTACCCACCGGGAGAATTTTGCTACCGGTACTCAAGCTGCTGCGGCTGGTGGGGTTACAACCATCATTGATATGCCCTGCTGTAGCATACCGTCGGTAAGGAGTGTGGATAACCTTGAAGCAAAGTTAGAAGTAATCAAGGACAAAGCGTATGTAGACTATGCCATGTGGGGTGGGGCTACCGGCGAAGATGTGCGGAACAATGCCCTCTACAACATTAAAGAACAAGCCGATTATGGAGTAGTAGCTTTTAAAGTTTACATGACTCCATCAGTTCCAACTTATCCGCCGGCAAGCGATGCGGAGATGCTGGAAATTTTCCGGGAAGTAGCTAAGACCGGACTACCCGTTGGCATTCACGCGGAAAACTTGGACCTTTGCACTTATCACGTTAACAAATTAAGAAATGAAGGCCGTTTTGATGGGCCGGCCTGGGCGGAAGCACGGTTGGAACTTGCGGAAAAAGTTGCTATTCAAATGGCCATTAGTTTTGCGGAAGAAACCGGTGCCCGGTTACATATCGTCCACATGAGCACCGGCATCGGTGGTGTGCTTGTAGGAGAAGCTAAGAAACGGGGTCTTGATGTAACCGCCGAAACTTGTCCCCACTACCTGGTCTTAAATGCCTATGAATCAATGACCAAATGGCGTCAATTTGCCAAGATTGCACCGCCTTTAAGAACTACCAGAGACAATGAAATGCTCTGGGAACAATTAGCTGATGGGCGGGTAGACTTTATTGCTACTGACCATGCACCTTATGAAATTGCTACCGAAAAAGAAGCTGAAGGCATGGACATCTGGACGGCGTTCCCGGGGATTCCGGGGGTAGAAACCATGGTACCGATTATTATCAGCGAAGGTTATAATAAAGGACGTCTTTCCTTATCCCGGTTAGTTGATGTTCTTTCCCGGAACGCAGCAATTCATTACGGTCTGTATCCGAAGAAAGGTGCCCTGGAAATTGGCTCCGATGCAGACTTTACCGTAATTGACCTTGACTATGAATGGACCATTGATAAAGATAAGATGTACACCATGGCCAAGTACACGCCG is a window encoding:
- the allB gene encoding allantoinase AllB, which encodes MGFDLVLKNAKIPQGNRTVDTHILVKDGKIAGFTNDLTGIEVAEVIDAENNLVLPGCIDSHTHFNDPGFTHRENFATGTQAAAAGGVTTIIDMPCCSIPSVRSVDNLEAKLEVIKDKAYVDYAMWGGATGEDVRNNALYNIKEQADYGVVAFKVYMTPSVPTYPPASDAEMLEIFREVAKTGLPVGIHAENLDLCTYHVNKLRNEGRFDGPAWAEARLELAEKVAIQMAISFAEETGARLHIVHMSTGIGGVLVGEAKKRGLDVTAETCPHYLVLNAYESMTKWRQFAKIAPPLRTTRDNEMLWEQLADGRVDFIATDHAPYEIATEKEAEGMDIWTAFPGIPGVETMVPIIISEGYNKGRLSLSRLVDVLSRNAAIHYGLYPKKGALEIGSDADFTVIDLDYEWTIDKDKMYTMAKYTPFHGMKLKGKPVKTIVRGKLVYDDKNGIVGKPGYGQFVKRQTISKLERWIKF